Proteins found in one Buchnera aphidicola (Hyadaphis tataricae) genomic segment:
- the efp gene encoding elongation factor P, with product MRIYHSNNFRSGNKIIFEKEPYLIESSEFVKPGKGQAFVRVKLRKFSTKQLIEKTFKSTDTLEVADVIEYKLCYLYNDGYFWYFINNSTFEELTVEKNIIGPHKKWLLEQDECLVILWNQKPISIVPKTFIEAKVISTAVTLKGDTINTSVTKLATLTTGAVIRVPLFIQNGSLVKVDTRSGEYVSRIK from the coding sequence ATGAGAATATATCATAGCAATAATTTCCGTTCTGGTAATAAAATTATTTTTGAAAAAGAACCTTATTTAATTGAATCTAGCGAATTTGTGAAACCGGGAAAAGGACAGGCCTTTGTTCGCGTAAAATTAAGAAAATTCTCTACAAAGCAATTAATAGAAAAAACATTTAAATCGACAGATACTTTAGAAGTAGCTGATGTTATAGAATATAAATTGTGTTATTTATATAATGATGGTTATTTTTGGTACTTTATCAATAACAGTACCTTTGAAGAACTTACAGTAGAGAAAAACATTATTGGTCCTCACAAAAAATGGTTATTAGAACAAGATGAATGCCTTGTAATTCTATGGAATCAAAAACCAATTTCCATAGTACCAAAAACTTTTATCGAGGCTAAAGTAATTAGTACTGCAGTAACTTTAAAGGGAGATACTATTAATACATCCGTCACCAAACTGGCTACCTTAACAACTGGAGCAGTGATAAGAGTACCTTTATTTATTCAAAATGGTTCATTAGTAAAGGTAGACACTAGATCTGGAGAATATGTTTCTAGAATTAAGTAA